A genomic segment from Acyrthosiphon pisum isolate AL4f chromosome A3, pea_aphid_22Mar2018_4r6ur, whole genome shotgun sequence encodes:
- the LOC100161007 gene encoding formation of mitochondrial complexes 1 homolog-like: MFGKTSLSLLRSLTREFRYVTSDGKLLDRPLMRLILSEYRSNQVTQAQYCRGPDEMVWVADTYLQYIRSQRICRELTDKHQRREKTVQETADMIGFRLPSAPTNHKDN; encoded by the coding sequence ATGTTTGGAAAGACTTCGCTCTCCCTCCTACGATCGCTGACCCGCGAGTTCCGGTACGTCACATCGGACGGCAAGTTGCTCGACCGACCTCTAATGCGGCTGATTCTGTCTGAATACCGATCAAACCAAGTCACCCAGGCGCAGTACTGTCGTGGCCCTGATGAGATGGTATGGGTCGCCGACACATACTTGCAGTACATACGGTCACAGCGTATATGCCGCGAGCTCACCGACAAACACCAGAGACGAGAAAAAACCGTTCAAGAAACGGCGGATATGATTGGTTTTAGATTACCGTCCGCACCGACAAACCACAAAGACAattga
- the LOC103308672 gene encoding trafficking protein particle complex subunit 1 — translation MTIYNIYIFDRMGTILYQTNWNRLKQSGMSSEEEAKLMYGMLFSIKSFVSKISPLDPKRGFLCYKTSKYALHYYESLTGVKFILNTDITIKNVRDLLHQLYKEIYVEYVVKNTECEMGQPIESELFKLKLDQFIKQHMKSLQ, via the exons ATGACTATctacaacatttatatttttgatcggatgggtacaatattatatcagacAAACTGGAATCGTCTTAAGCAATCGGGCATGAGTAGTGAAGAa GAAGCCAAATTGATGTATGGTATGTTATTTTCTATCAAGTCAtttgtttctaaaatatcaCCACTTGATCCGAAACGTGGTTTTTTGTGTTACAAGACTAGCAAATatgcattacattattatgagtCTTTAActggtgttaaatttattttaaataccgatatcacaataaaaaatgtcagAGATTTGTTACACCAATTATATAAAGAA atttaCGTGGAGTATGTTGTAAAAAACACTGAATGTGAAATGGGACAACCTATTGAAAGtgaattattcaaattgaaacTTGATCAATTTATAAAACAGCATATGaaaagtttacaataa
- the LOC100165205 gene encoding intraflagellar transport protein 140 homolog, producing MSSYLEYKVKTNPNYVTTGISYHRQLGLLAIISYTDNDETQILICDELGEDLHNSGPNVCKGHITSFCWHPTQRTLAIGSKSGEIYIWNGGLVTALDSIHEETIVFSKWSSLGGCLVTGDQTGIIIGWKSDSRGLLKISFKSNVGANLTKDISFRAGKAATDISNLAKMAVAGDQSALDIFSSWRPRTTTSHGPRTVTSDNITFYCAAVTGELYYFDEDGEFSIVLISKSIILRILCHESKDICILVCKDLTVAYYKCHKNGSLSEVSKVKLNGLKEDMCIIWAGPSLLACTTNDVSIRFWDIESGNSYVLTAPVSYVSSFPRQTFINITYSVEKGLLCGATNLGNIIIWRYEEETVDQWSIHGSCKIQDTLKYCVWSPLNLAVHAMNGIYILREHALLASYKEDVAIVQTSSSDLNVFHSSTDESFSFNTNIQVIGLALNKEHICLWNGKSISVYNIKSKEIPSVVGTFNCDVQEACIYDRIVIVAENCGKLQIRTFQGTIKQTLDVEAPIVCLALNTCYLATVTLSGVIHIWDLNRREAKSMGKPKDITLNIDEYGEAIQLRLNSNGTKVSFTAANLNLVPMPRLYVWDRDLDTIYVKHFEKGLDVDEIQYNDTRFIVSHYWDTNEPNLLFCEAKSIDKPEKKPLKPSLYTSANRQKKNKMIGSSVILSMFFIEQKGIKIQDIIHCPDQFCTLLGLDAPYYITLCKRNTNTKTRVERNLMKEFEGIEDCNSDIRAAIINFGYNLCLGDLDLAFNFITNIKSPAVWTSLAKMCVKTKRLDVAEICLGHMNDCRGLAILRSTNTEPELDARVACLAVHLGMYDEAEELYKCCNRYDLLNRFYRARNQITASLDVAETKDRIHLRNTYYNVGHNLENKGDVSGAAAMYCKSETHGLTIPKMLLDDPVTLENYINKNKNVVLLKWWAQYLEGSGDMDGAIKYYQQANDDLSTVRILCYLGHMEQAAQICMNTSNKAACCHLARSYEMQGLYEEAVKMYVDATAYVNAIRLCKEQFFDNHLWNIALLADAREKLSVAQYFEEISPDKSVILYHQAGYLHKAIDLAFKCKNYDAIVTMSQELNIEDDSSLLLKCSNFFMSQGHYDNAVNLLAMANKFEEAVEQCQEHKVIITEALGDRLTPPTDHAKRTVILEKLAECALMQANYHIAAKKFTQAGQKIKAMKALLKSGDTEKIIFYANVSRQHEIYIMAANYLQTLDWQERPEFLKTIVSFYNKGKAPHLLANFYISCAQLEVDEYRNYSKAVGALSEALKVLSKDGDQYRILIEDIAKKITLVKKFLDVKRQIDSGDGDSAMTLCRQILLAPNMDILRYGDVYSMMVEYYTNQGENKIAVQLVNELLTRTQQKDNLLFYIDKDILRKLGFQKESIKENSIDEEEEIPEA from the exons ATGAGTTCGTATCTTGAATATAAGGTAAAAACTAATCCAAATTATGTAACTACTGGCATAAGTTATCACCGCCAACTTGGTCTATTAGCGATAATATCGTATACTGATAATGATGAAACACAAATCCTTATTTGTGATGAATTA GGTGAGGATTTGCACAATTCTGGACCAAATGTTTGTAAAGGCCATATAACTTCGTTTTGCTGGCATCCCACTCAGCGTACATTAGCTATTGGCTCAAAATCTGGagaaatatatatatggaaTGGCGGATTGGTAACTGCCTTAGATTCTATTCACGAAGAAACAATTGTATTTTCTAAATGGTCATCACTTGGTGGATGTTTAGTAACTGGGGACCag aCTGGTATTATAATCGGATGGAAATCTGATAGTCGAGGGTTgcttaaaatatcatttaagtCAAATGTTGGAGCCAATTTAACTAAAGACATTTCATTTAGAGCCGGAAAAGCTGCCACTGATATTTCTAATTTAGCCAAAATGGCAGTAGCTGGTGATCAAAGTGCCTTAGATATATTTAGTTCTTGGCGGCCTCGTACAACTACGTCACATGGTCCACGCACTGTAACTTCagacaatataacattttactgTGCTGCAGTAactg gagaactatattattttgatgaagaTGGAGAATTCAGTATTGTACTTATAtccaaatcaattattttaagaattttatgtCATGAATCAAAAGACATTTGTATTTTAGTATGCAAGGACTTAACTGTAGCCTAttataaatgtcataaaaatggATCCTTAAGTGAAGTTTCAAAG gtTAAATTAAATGGGTTGAAAGAAGATATGTGCATCATTTGGGCAGGTCCGTCTTTATTAGCATGTACAACAAATGATGTGTCTATTCGTTTCTGGGATATTGAGTCTGGAAACAGTTATGTTTTAACTGCACCAGTCTCTTATGTATCCTCATTCCCTagacaaacatttataaatattacttactcAGTGGaaaaag GTTTATTGTGTGGTGCAACAAAtcttggaaatattattatttggcgtTATGAAGAAGAAACAGTTGACCAATGGAGTATTCATGGTTCATGTAAAATTCAAGATACCTTAAAATACTGTGTTTGGAGTCCATTAAATTTAGCGGTACATGCTATgaatggtatttatattttacgtgaGCATGCATTGTTGGCAAGTTATAAAGAAGACGTGGCGATTGTACAAACTTCATCAAGTGATCTTAATGTGTTTCACTCTAGTACAGATGAatcatttagttttaatactaatatacaagtTATAGGTCTAGCTTTGAACAAAGAACATATATGTTTAtggaatg gCAAATCAatatcagtatataatattaaatctaaagaAATACCTTCAGTAGTTGGAACATTCAATTGTGATGTGCAAGAAGCATGCATTTATGATAGAATTGTAATTGTGGCtgagaattgtggaaaattacAAATAAGAACATTTCAGGGTACTATTAAACAGACATTGGATGTTGAAGCACCAATAGTCTGCCTCGCTTTAAATACTTGCTATTTAGCAACTGTCACATTATCTGGAGTTATTCATATCTGGGATTTAAACagaag agAAGCAAAATCAATGGGTAAACCTAaagatataacattaaatatagatGAGTATGGCGAAGCTATTCAGTTACGTTTAAACAGTAATGGTACAAAAGTATCATTTACTGCAGCAAACTTAAATTTAGTACCAATGCCAAGGTTATATGTTTGGGATCGAGATTTAGATACAATATATgtgaaacattttgaaaaaggtTTAGACGTTGATGAAAT ACAATATAATGATACAAGATTTATTGTTTCTCACTATTGGGATACAAATGagccaaatttattattttgtgaagcTAAAAGTATTGACAAAccagaaaaaaaaccattaaaaccaAGTTTATACACATCAGCAAatagacagaaaaaaaataaaatgattggtTCCtct GTGATACTTAGTATGTTCTTTATTGAACAAAAAGGAATTAAAATTCAAGATATTATACATTGCCCTGATCAATTTTGTACACTACTAGGACTTGATGCCccgtattatataacattatgcaaACGCAATACAAATAca AAAACCCGTGTCGAGCGTAATCTCATGAAGGAATTTGAAGGAATTGAAGACTGTAATTCTGATATTCGAGCAGCTATTATCAACTTTGGCTATAACTTATGTCTTGGAGACTTAGACTtagcttttaattttattactaacaTTAAGAG TCCTGCTGTCTGGACAAGTTTGgcaaaaatgtgtgtaaaaacAAAACGTTTGGATGTAGCTGAAATATGTCTGGGTCATATGAATGATTGTAGAGGATTAGCCATTTTGCGTTCAACAAATACAGAGCCAGAACTGGATGCAAGAGTAGCTTGTCTTGCTGTGCATCTAGGAATGTat gaCGAAGCTGAAGAATTGTACAAATGTTGTAATCGCTACGATCTCCTGAATAGATTCTATAGAGCAAGAAATCAAATAACAGCATCTTTAGATGTGGCTGAGACAAAAGACCGTATACATCttagaaatacatattataatgtaggtcacAACTTGGAAAATAAAGGAGATGTATCTGGAGCAGCTGCTATGTATTGCAAGTCAGAAACACATGGACTTACTATACCAAAGATGTTATTAGATGATCCAGTCACTTtagaaaattacataaataaaaacaaaaatgt AGTCTTATTGAAATGGTGGGCTCAGTATTTGGAAGGTAGCGGTGATATGGATGgtgcaattaaatattatcaacaagCAAATGATGATTTGTCTACGgttcgtatattatgttatcttggTCATATGGAACAAGCAGCTCAGATTTGTATGAACACCAGCAATAAAGCTGCTTGTTGCCATCTCGCTAGATCATATGAAATGCAAGGACTCTATGAAGAAgctgtaaaaatgtatgttgatgCTACAGCTTATGTAAATGCAATTCGTTTATGTAAG gaGCAGTTTTTTGACAATCATCTTTGGAATATTGCTTTATTAGCAGATGCCAGAGAAAAATTAAGTGTAGCCCAGTATTTTGAAGAAATTTCACCTGATAAATCAGTCATACTATATCATCAAGCTGGTTATTTACATAAAGCTATTGATTTGGCATTTAA ATGTAAAAACTATGATGCAATTGTTACAATGTCTCAAGAACTGAACATAGAAGATGAttcaagtttattattaaaatgttcaaattttttcaTGAGTCAAGGGCATTATGACAATGCAGTTAATTTATTAGCAATGGCTAACAAA TTTGAAGAAGCTGTGGAACAATGTCAAGAACACAAAGTAATTATTACCGAAGCACTTGGAGATCGTCTAACACCACCTACTGATCATGCAAAGCGTACAGTTATATTAGAGAAACTGGCTGAGTGTGCTTTAATGCAAGCCAACTACCATATAGCAGCAAAAAAATTCACCCAGGCAGGACAAAAG ATAAAAGCCATGAAAGCGTTATTAAAATCAGGAGAcacagaaaaaattatattttatgctaatgTATCTAGACAGCATGAAATCTATATTATGGCAgcaaattatttacaaacactTGATTGGCAAGAGCGTccagaatttttaaaaactattgtttcaTTCTATAACAAAGGAAAGGCACCTCATCTTCTGGCTAATTTCTACATTTCTTGTGCTCAA CTAGAAGTTGATGAGTATCGCAATTACAGTAAGGCTGTAGGAGCTTTGTCAGAGGCATTAAAGGTATTGTCTAAAGACGGTGATCAGTATAGAATACTGATTGAagatattgcaaaaaaaattactttagtaaaaaaatttcttGATGTTAAAAG ACAAATTGACAGTGGTGATGGTGATTCAGCTATGACATTATGTCGACAAATTTTGTTGGCTCCCAATATGGATATACTTAGATACGGTGATGTATATTCAATGATGgtagaatattatacaaatcaaggtgaaaataaaatagcagTTCAATTGGTGAATGAACTTTTGACTCGCACACAGCAAAAAGATAATTTACTTTTCTATATTGATAAAG atattcttCGAAAATTAGGTTTTCAAAAAGAATCTATTAAAGAAAATAGTATTGATGAAGAAGAAGAAATTCCTGAAGCATAA
- the LOC100169283 gene encoding endoplasmin homolog has product MLELKYLILVVLALTLSPITERCVAEDLDGEGEILNTFTVGATIDGGSKDGAVTDDKAAINAEERIKLDGLNAAQLKELKEQAETFTFQAEVNRMMKLIINSLYRNKEIYLRELISNASDALDKIRLLALSNTNLLDATNELSIRIKVNKESGMLHITDTGIGMTREDLVKNLGTIAKSGTAEFLSSLNSGEGQDKNMNDMIGQFGVGFYSAFLVADKVLVTTKHNDDKQYIWESDANSFSIVEDPRGPTLKRGTQISLQLKEEAIDNLEINTLKNLVKKYSQFINFPIYLWSSKTETVDEPIEEDEQPENEEKSEDDDAAVEDAKEETPKTKKVDKTVWDWEILNNHKPIWTRKPDDVEANEYNEFYKALTKDTKDPLTYTHFNAEGEVSFKSLLYVPSAQPSDTFNKYGTVTDNIKLYVRRVFITDEFTDLLPKYLSFLQGIVDSDDLPLNVSREVLQQHKLLKIIKKKLIRKALDMLKKLDPESYKKFWAEYSTNIKLGIIEDPSNRARLAKLLRFQSSVEDTPTSLADYVKRMSEKQEHIYYIAGSSKAELERSPFVEGIIRKGYEVLYLIEAVDEYTLSAIPEFEGKKFQNVAKEGVSLTDNKEKAEELKVQFEPLTKWFGENALKDQISKAVVSDRLAESPCALVAGMFGWTGNMERLALSNAHQKADDPQREFYLKQRKSLEINPRHPLIKDLLRRVRDDPEDQKAKDIAVMLFRTATLRSGFMLQESADFAESVEALMRQSLGIPLDEKVSYDDEESVGEQQVEEEEEDKEEHDEL; this is encoded by the exons ATGTTGGAACTCAAGTATCTGATACTTGTGGTTTTGGCCCTGACGTTGTCGCCAATAACCG AACGATGTGTAGCCGAAGACCTAGATGGCGAAggagaaatattaaatacatttacggTTGGCGCAACCATTGATGGTGGCAGCAAAGATGGAGCAGTTACTG atgATAAGGCAGCTATAAATGCAGAAGAACGAATTAAATTAGATGGATTAAATGCTGCACAGTTAAAAGAACTGAAAGAACAGGCAGAAACATTTACTTTCCAAGCTGAAGTTAATCGAATGATGAAACTTATTATCAACTCGTTATATAGAAACAaagaa atttatttaagaGAACTTATTTCAAATGCTTCAGATGCTTTAGATAAAATAAGGTTATTAGCGTTGTCTAATACTAATCTTTTAGATGCAACTAATGAACTTTCTATCAGGATAAag gtGAATAAAGAGTCCGGAATGTTGCATATAACTGATACGGGAATTGGTATGACACGCGAAGATTTGGTGAAAAATTTGGGTACCATAGCTAAATCTGGTACTGCTGAGTTTTTAAGTAGCTTAAACTCTGGGGAAGGTCAAGATAAGAATATGAATGACATGATTGGACAATTTGGTGTTGGATTTTATTCTGCTTTTCTTGTTGCTGACAAAGTTTTGGTTACCACCAAGCACAATGatgataaacaatatatttgggAATCAGATGCTAACAGTTTTTCTATTGTTGAAGACCCTAGAGGACCAACACTAAAGAGAGGAACACAAATTAG tttacaacTGAAAGAGGAAGCTATtgataatttagaaataaatactcTGAAAAATTTGGTGAAAAAATACTCTCAGTTTATCAACTTCCCTATTTATTTGTGGTCAAGCAAAACCGAAACTGTAGATGAACCAATTGAAGAAGATGAGCAGCCagaaaatgaagaaaaatcAGAAGACGATGACGCAGCAGTAGAAGATGCTAAAGAAgaaacaccaaaaaccaaaaaggTAGACAAGACTGTTTGGGATTGGGAAATCCTTAATAACCATAAACCTATATGGACTCGTAAACCTGATGATGTAGAAGCAAATgagtataatgaattttataaggCACTGACTAAAGATACTAAGGATCCATTgacttatacacattttaatgcTGAAGGCGAAGTATCATTTAAATCCTTGCTTTATGTTCCATCTGCTCAACCATCAGATACCTTTAACAAATATGGTACAGTAACAGACAACATCAAGCTTTATGTTAGAAGAGTATTCATAACAGATGAGTTTACTGATTTATTGCCAAAGTATTTAAGTTTTCTTCAGGGAATTGTAGATTCGGATGATTTACCTTTGAATGTTTCTCGTGAAGTTTTGCAACAACATAAGTTACTTAAAATTATCAAGAAAAAACTTATCCGTAAAGCTTTAGATATGCTTAAAAAGTTGGATCCTGAATCATACAAGAAATTCTGGGCTGAATATTCTACAAA CATAAAATTGGGCATTATTGAAGATCCATCTAATCGAGCACGTCTTGCCAAGTTGCTGCGATTCCAATCATCTGTTGAAGATACTCCTACGTCATTAGCTGACTACGTTAAACGTATGAGTGAAAAGCAGGAGCATATTTATTACATTGCTGGTTCTAGTAAGGCAGAACTTGAACGTTCTCCTTTTGTTGAGGGTATTATTCGCAAGGGATATGAAGTTCTGTACCTAATTGAAGCTGTAGACGAATACACATTATCAGCTATTCCAGAGTTTGAAGGTAAAAAGTTCCAAAATGTGGCTAAAGAGGGTGTATCTCTTACTGACAATAAAGAAAAAGCTGAAGAATTGAAAGTTCAATTTGAACCACTTACAAAATGGTTTGGCGAAAATGCTCTTAAAGATCAA ATTTCAAAAGCAGTCGTATCGGACCGCTTGGCTGAATCACCATGTGCTCTTGTTGCTGGAATGTTTGGTTGGACTGGTAATATGGAAAGATTAGCGTTATCTAATGCTCACCAAAAGGCTGATGATCCACAAAGAGAGTTTTATTTAAAGCAGCGTAAATCTCTTGAAATAAATCCTCGTCATCCTCTTATAAAGGATTTGTTAAGAAGAGTAAGAGATGATCCTGAAGATCAAAAAGCAAAGGATATTGCAGTTATGTTATTTAGAACAG caaCATTAAGGTCAGGATTCATGCTCCAAGAATCTGCAGATTTTGCTGAAAGTGTTGAAGCTCTAATGAGGCAATCATTAGGCATTCCATTAGATGAAAAAGTTAGTTATGATGATGAAGAATCGGTTGGTGAACAACAAGTTGAAGAAGAAGAGGAAGATAAAGAAGAACATGATGAATTATAA
- the LOC100163029 gene encoding heterogeneous nuclear ribonucleoprotein H2, with protein sequence MNQQQQQSPQQQQQPQQQQQQQQQQQPSSQPQMNDDQKRSNEQTDEEDCQSNEGFVVKMRGLPWSATADDIIKFLSILGEAKVKDGAAGVHLTMAREGRPSGEAYVEMESEEDLKAALKKDREHMGNRYIEVFRSKRSEMEWVIKKTGSTLDSVLDDNCVRLRGLPFGSTKDDIVQFFQGLEMTPDGITIATDFTGRSTGEAFVQFVDRENAEKALQKHKEKIGHRYIEIFRSSLAEIRNQALQRRPRQTPYDRMDRFANSGGGGGGSGGSGRYFDMPMRTGRNMKSFGNNGYDNGGDPWNSGRSMGGPRGGGGGGQGMMGGSSGGGGGGWNSNNWNAPPSRPLYVVHMRGLPFKANEDDIATFFEPLEPVDIRILFNNNNRPSGEANVEFGNKEDAMRAMSKDKTYMQHRYIELFMDGPVGGGPGSGGNNFSMDDMGPPNSGNGGSFGGFGNNSFGGGGSSSGGGGGNSFGNNTFSRRNDNSGPPNSFFSNNMGGGGYPRPSGPRNMSGPGPKFNPF encoded by the exons atgaatcaacagcagcaacaatcaccacaacaacagcagcagccacaacagcagcagcagcaacaacaacaacaacaaccatCATCACAACCACAAATGAATGACGACCAAAAAAGATCTAATGAACAAACTGATGAAGAAGATTGTCAGTCTAATGAAGGATTTGTTGTGAAGATGCGTGGCCTACCATGGTCGGCTACAGCTGATgatataatcaaatttttgaGCATATTGG gtgaaGCAAAGGTTAAAGATGGTGCTGCTGGAGTACATTTGACTATGGCTAGAGAAGGAAGACCTAGTGGTGAAGCTTATGTTGAAATGGAATCTGAAGAAGATCTTAAGGCTGCTCTTAAGAAAGATCGAGAGCATATGGGCAATCGTTACATTGAAG tttttcgatCAAAACGTTCAGAAATGGAATgggttattaaaaaaactggTTCAACACTTGACAGTGTACTGGATGATAATTGTGTTCGTTTAAGAGGTCTTCCCTTTGGATCTACTAAGGATGACATTGTACAGTTCTTCCAAG GGTTGGAGATGACACCAGACGGTATAACCATAGCAACCGACTTCACGGGGCGGAGTACGGGGGAAGCTTTTGTACAATTTGTAGACAGAGAGAATGCAGAGAAAGCTCTGCAGAAACACAAGGAGAAAATAGGACACAG ATATATTGAGATATTCCGCAGTAGTTTAGCAGAAATTCGCAATCAAGCACTTCAAAGAAGACCAAGACAAACTCCATATGACCGAATGGATCGTTTTGCTAAtagtggtggtggcggcggcggcagtggtGGTAGTGGACGGTACTTTGATATGCCCATGAGAACTGGACGTAATATGAAGTCATTTGGCAATAATGGCTATGATAATGGAGGTGATCCATGGAATAGTGGTAGAAGTATGGGTGGTCCAAGAGGTGGTGGTGGAGGTGGCCAAGGTATGATGGGCGGCAGTAGTGGCGGTGGTGGAGGAGGATGGAATAGTAATAACTGGAATGCTCCACCAAGTAGACCATTATATGTTGTACATATGAGAGGATTACCTTTTAAAGCAAATGAGGATGATATAGCTACa ttttttgaACCATTGGAACCTGTTGATATACGTATTcttttcaataacaataatcgaCCATCTGGAGAAGCAAATGTTGAATTTGGTAACAAAGAAGATGCAATGCGAGCTAtgtcaaaa gaTAAAACATATATGCAGCATAGATACATTGAACTGTTTATGGATGGACCGGTAGGAGGTGGACCAGGTTCTGGCGGTAATAACTTTAGTATGGATGATATGGGACCACCAAATTCAGGCAATGGCGGGAGCTTTGGAGGATTTGGAAACAATTCATTTGGTGGTGGAGGTAGCAGcagtggtggtggcggtggaaATTCTTTTGGGAACAACACATTTTCTCGGCGTAATGATAACTCTGGTCCtcctaattcatttttttcaaataatatgggCGGAGGTGGATATCCAAGACCTTCTGGACCAAGAAATATGTCAGGACCTGGACCTAAATTTAACCCCTTTTAA